The region AGCATTTAAGAGTTATTGGCCGTGCAAAATTGTCCAATacctttccaaaatttcacatGATGTTGGATGCTTCTGGGGATTCTAGTGATGACACTAGGGGGTTTGATCTCCAGCAGGCGTTTGTCCACTTTTTCAACACTGCTTCCACAGTACCATTTCTCCCCACTATGCTTTGAATTGAACCACAAGCCAACTAACTGCTTCACTACACCGAGAAACACACAGTGCATTGCATCTATGGCAATACCATTTACAATATCAAAGCTTCGTAGTTTTAGCAAAGGGCTGGGTGCTTTGAAGCCACACACCTGCAAAATGTAAACATGTGACTTTTAGGATTTTCTttataaaccaaaaaaatttagtaTGCCTAAGAAGTTAATTTGCTGATTtagacaaaaatttgaaaatgatgggAATGTTCTTTGTTAAATTACCTCAATGCTAGACAACATTGACCATCAAAGAAATTGTGTCAAAGTCTCCAAACTACCTAAATAGTGAATACTTGCAGGGGACAAGCATAATATTTTGTTGGACACACCTCAGTGTTATTATTACATGTGAATAACAAAGTTTGTTTGTGTCACTTTATGAGTTTTCAAGACTATGTACCAGTCAGTACATGTATAACTGTACTAACCACACAGAGATAGTGGTCAGCTGACAtgcaaaaaaagttataataatattattattcctttgtgaaaaacaatacaaagcAGTAACTCACTGTTTTATGTCTCAAGAGCCATATATGAGTCAGTTGTAACTTCTCCTGCAGTTCTTGGTCTGGCATGTCCTGAAGCAGTGTTGCGGAAGGGAAATGTCATCACAGGACCTTTTGAACCAGTATTGACAACCTCACCATGCTCGTAACAGTAACAACAGCTATCATGGCCAATGTAAGTCACTTGCTCAGTAACACCAGCACGGGCAGGAAGATCAAAATGACCTGAAAGTACCAtgacttttgattttttcttctctccATCAGGAAGTACCACTTCAATTCCTGTCATTTTAAAGCAGAGATGCAAAAGCTTCAATCTATATATCAGGAGCAAAGTTGTAAGAAAGACACTCACAATTATTTAACAGATAATAGttttataaaatgttaaaaactcATACTGGTACTCCTTTTGGGTGTTATTTGTAATCCACGAAATGCAGTTGGATTATGTTATTttgtcaataataacaattatcatTACACAAAGGTCATACCATGAATTTCAGTTTCCTGCAACGTGTCGACaaaaggcttgaaaaatgttgaaaaaaaaggtttttcatCTCCAAACCACAGACCAGCAAACACCTGGTACTTGTTTTTCCTCCTGAAATCAAGAAGAAAATACATTATTACAGTATTTTGGAAAGGTGGACACTTTCAAGGTGCGTCACATGGAATTTTATGAGTACACAGTGGTAGATTGGATAAACAAATGCACTAAAGCTGTgggaaattttacttttgttcACATACCTTAATGATGGTGGCAACTCATTGataagaagaaagagaggccAAACTCCAAACTGTGATGACCGAAATATAGCTACACCATCTGTGTTAAGCTTTACAGAGAGATTATATTTCTCTGATAAGAATCCACCTGGGCCGCATTTGCTTCTATAAAGAGAGCCATCATAAACATCTTCAATGTTTTTGTCAGCCCTCTTTACTCTTTGAAACCTGTACTGTAGGCTGTTGACAAATTCTGGGTCTgaacaaaaaggaagagaTTTGTGTACATTAGAGTGAGATTGATAATGCTCTTCTAACTTGAAAAAAGTCAATATTGAGATGTCACACTCTTCAAAGTCACATACACCCCTGTacagagcggttttcaaattactgtcgaaaaaccaaaaccaaagcaattactccaaccaatcacaacaggagcaggcagcgcgatgaaccaatcacaattcctagcaattacctgtaactagCTCGAAGCACGGGAAAAATCATGCGTACAAgatgcgattggttttggtttggattctcattggtcaaaaaactggcgcgagtcttttagccaatcactaagcgtagcaatagCTTAGTtacgacagtcatttgaaaactgctccacTACATTTATACACTGATTAATAATCcatgaagaaaatataaatacaaTTACTGTTTAAAGAGTGTCTTTAAATCTGATACAACACAACTATATGCATGCATATAGTTGTGTTGCAAACAGGGTTCCCCCTGCTGGCTATAAGTTctgaataattaaataatcaGGTTATAAAAAACTGGCTCTACTTTCATACTCTAGCCATTAAAATGGTTACAGTTTCCTTAAAAAGCTCAACTTGCTTTGCTGTTTGCTTGTAAGTATAAAACAGGAagatgaaacaacaaaaacaaaaaagaacaaaattggAATTTAGAGGACAAGGTCTTTTCAGCTGGTCACCCGTCGAAGTGTTACATGTAAACCCGACCGGTTAACAAGGTTTCACTTAATTAAAGGTCAGATAACAATAAATACTTGTTAAAAGCTGTGTAAAACTTGtgaaactttgcaaaaaatgaaGTGGGTGATTTATCAATACATctgcgagagaaaaaaaacataaacacTTACCAGTGAAAAACTTTTGCAACTGTCTTACAATAGGTACTTCAATGAAGAATCTACCATCTGTCGGAATGCCTTGACCACAAATGTTGCAGGTCCTGTTTACTTGGGTAGGATTATCACCTCTGCCATAATACGCGTTGCAGTAACTACAGTAGAAGTGTTTAACAATGTCGCCTTTGGCTTCGCTTacaaactgaaacaattttttaaccGTCGTTCTACAGTTATTTGGTCGGGGGCAGTGAGCTTCAACTACAGCAAGTAAATCACTAAATGCTTCACGAGTGAGCTTATGCTTCAACACAAACGATAACAACAACACGACACTTGAACTGCTCGTAATAGGCGGACCCGAATAAAGCATgtcattcttttctctttcgtgCTCTTTTGAAGAAGATTCAGAGTCCGATGCTGTGTTCTCGCAGTCGCTAAAAATATCCGATCCCGCGTCGTCGTCCATAACATATCGTTCATACATGCATTCATTGTGAGGTAATAGTTCATCTTGGTTCTCATCTTGATCACTCAGTAAGCCATCGCACATTTCGTCAGATTCAAGCTGAATTGCTTCATCAAGTTCTTGAGCGTGCTCTAAGCTGCACAATTCACTAAGTGATGAGTTTTCCGTTTTCTGAACTCGCTCATTACTGGAGCTGTCATCGAAAAACCTGGCAGGCTCTTCGCCAAACATATCTTGAACGTTGAATTCGTTGAAAACAAACGGCGATCGATCGACGTTATGGATGCACTTTTTTCTAGTGTTTCGTCTTCTTTCTGTCGCGAACTTATGAGGGTTTGAATAACgcaaaaattctttgtaaCGTTTTCGAGGTGTACGCTGTTCCGCCATGTTACTGTCAGTCTTTCACGTGTATCCTTCCGCGTGATAACCTCTCCGTGGCGCACGCGTTGCCAACAAAAAGATCACGTGTCCTTTTGTTTAACCAATCAGCTGAATGCTTATACTGAGCGCGTCGCTTTCAAATCGCAGTTTCTTCGCACACGCTATTTCATCGAAGTTCGATTATCTTTCTCTTCGTCTTAAGAAAAACCAGACTTTCGATTATCGATTTCGCCGACAAGAAAAGATCTGATGATGTCTGACCGAATCTCGCGAAAAAGAAACGTTCCAGCACGTCTCAGAGAAGGTAAGCGACCAAGATCGTAATTGATGCATAACACATGGCATGGTTTAGAGTAAACTCTTGCACTACCATTCTAGATCTGTTGCCAGCCAAACTTTGGCGATCGATCGTTTTCAGCAATCGAgcgatttcaaatttaatagTTCATGTATTGAATTATATAAAATAAGCGATGGAATACGATTTGAACATAGTTGTCGTATCATGATCAGCAAAGATGTCACATctattcatatatatatataaattgcTCTCGATCGATCAGCATGTAAGCCAAAAGTTTTTGCTATTGACCCTGGTTTGGATGCCTGTGAAGAAGATGGACAAAGTAAGATTAAAGTTAAAACTcgaaatggaaaaatgaaaatctcaCAGACCTTGATTGTCTGTGTAAAGGT is a window of Acropora palmata chromosome 11, jaAcrPala1.3, whole genome shotgun sequence DNA encoding:
- the LOC141896391 gene encoding uncharacterized protein LOC141896391 isoform X1, with product MAEQRTPRKRYKEFLRYSNPHKFATERRRNTRKKCIHNVDRSPFVFNEFNVQDMFGEEPARFFDDSSSNERVQKTENSSLSELCSLEHAQELDEAIQLESDEMCDGLLSDQDENQDELLPHNECMYERYVMDDDAGSDIFSDCENTASDSESSSKEHEREKNDMLYSGPPITSSSSVVLLLSFVLKHKLTREAFSDLLAVVEAHCPRPNNCRTTVKKLFQFVSEAKGDIVKHFYCSYCNAYYGRGDNPTQVNRTCNICGQGIPTDGRFFIEVPIVRQLQKFFTDPEFVNSLQYRFQRVKRADKNIEDVYDGSLYRSKCGPGGFLSEKYNLSVKLNTDGVAIFRSSQFGVWPLFLLINELPPSLRRKNKYQVFAGLWFGDEKPFFSTFFKPFVDTLQETEIHGIEVVLPDGEKKKSKVMVLSGHFDLPARAGVTEQVTYIGHDSCCYCYEHGEVVNTGSKGPVMTFPFRNTASGHARPRTAGEVTTDSYMALET
- the LOC141896391 gene encoding uncharacterized protein LOC141896391 isoform X2; its protein translation is MAEQRTPRKRYKEFLRYSNPHKFATERRRNTRKKCIHNVDRSPFVFNEFNVQDMFGEEPARFFDDSSSNERVQKTENSSLSELCSLEHAQELDEAIQLESDEMCDGLLSDQDENQDELLPHNECMYERYVMDDDAGSDIFSDCENTASDSESSSKEHEREKNDMLYSGPPITSSSSVVLLLSFVLKHKLTREAFSDLLAVVEAHCPRPNNCRTTVKKLFQFVSEAKGDIVKHFYCSYCNAYYGRGDNPTQVNRTCNICGQGIPTDGRFFIEVPIVRQLQKFFTDPEFVNSLQYRFQRVKRADKNIEDVYDGSLYRSKCGPGGFLSEKYNLSVKLNTDGVAIFRSSQFGVWPLFLLINELPPSLRRKNKYQVFAGLWFGDEKPFFSTFFKPFVDTLQETEIHD